The sequence below is a genomic window from Armatimonadota bacterium.
CGCCACGCCAAGATCTTCGTCAGCGTGCTGGGCAGCGCCGAGGAGAAGCAGCAGACCATGGCGGCGCTGGAGCGCGCCACCGGCTTCGTCCGCTCCGAGCTGGGGCGGCGGATCAAACTGCGCCACACTCCGGAGATCCTCTTCCGCCTCGACGAGTCGATCGAGCGCGGCACGCGCGTGGTCGCCCTGCTGCGCCAGGTCGCCGGCGAGCGTCCCCGCGGCGGGGCGGGCGGGACCGGCGAGCCCGGCGGGACGGACCCGGGTGGCGCGGCCGGGGCGTCCCCGCCGTGATGGGCCCCGCCGCCTCCGTCCAGGCCGGCACCGTCCGCCATGCCATCGCCCGGGCGCTGCGTGCCGCCCGGCGCGTCCTGCTGGTGGCGCACGTGGACCCTGACGGCGACACGCTCGGCGGGACGCTCGCGCTGGCCCTGGCGCTGCGGGACCTCGGGGTGGAGGCGGTGGTGGGCAGCCCGGGCGGCGTGCCGCCGGTCTTCGCCTTCCTACCCGGCGCCGGCGAGGTGGTGACGGCGCTGCCCGACGAGGCCCGCTTCGACGTGGCGGTGGCCATGGAGTGCGGGACGCTGGAGCGGTGCGGGGCCTTCGCCGCCCACGTGAGCCGGACGCCGCTCGTCGTCGTCATCGACCACCACGAGAGCGCCGTCCCCTTCGGCCACCTCAACGACATCGACCCGCAGGCGGCCGCGGTGGGCGAGATGGTGGCCGCGCTGCTGGAGACCCTGGAGGTCCCGCTCACCCCGCCGGTGGCCACCGCGCTGCTCACCGCCGTGGCCACCGACACCGGCGTCTTCCGCTTCCCCACCGTCCGGCCGGCCACGCTGCGGCTGGC
It includes:
- the rbfA gene encoding 30S ribosome-binding factor RbfA, translating into MASPLRREKLRELFKAEASDVLQRQLRDPRIGFVSVTDVELSADLRHAKIFVSVLGSAEEKQQTMAALERATGFVRSELGRRIKLRHTPEILFRLDESIERGTRVVALLRQVAGERPRGGAGGTGEPGGTDPGGAAGASPP
- a CDS encoding DHHA1 domain-containing protein, translating into MGPAASVQAGTVRHAIARALRAARRVLLVAHVDPDGDTLGGTLALALALRDLGVEAVVGSPGGVPPVFAFLPGAGEVVTALPDEARFDVAVAMECGTLERCGAFAAHVSRTPLVVVIDHHESAVPFGHLNDIDPQAAAVGEMVAALLETLEVPLTPPVATALLTAVATDTGVFRFPTVRPATLRLAARLLEAGAPLDRIVREVYENRTPAAARLLGLALARMVVTLDGAVAYTVVTDALRREGGAEGEETVGVIGLLRAVRGVRLAALFEETDAGVRVSLRSRDGVRSHAIAARFGGGGHPGAAGCLLPGPLPEAVARVLEAAAEEVRLAALGAGASRPVEEDLP